A portion of the Spartobacteria bacterium genome contains these proteins:
- the rpmG gene encoding 50S ribosomal protein L33, with amino-acid sequence MARETITLACTECKRRNYTTTKDKRLTPARLEKMKYCRFDRKHTLHRETK; translated from the coding sequence ATGGCACGAGAAACAATTACATTGGCATGTACGGAATGCAAACGGCGCAATTATACTACGACGAAAGACAAACGTCTGACGCCTGCTCGTTTGGAAAAGATGAAATACTGCCGTTTTGATCGCAAGCACACATTGCATCGCGAAACAAAATAG
- the tuf gene encoding elongation factor Tu codes for MAKDKFERTKPHVNVGTIGHVDHGKTTLTAAITCVQSAKGMASYVKYDEVAKASESQGRRDSTKILTIATSHVEYESDGRHYAHVDCPGHADYVKNMITGAAQMDGAILVVSASDGPMPQTREHILLARQVGVPCIVVFMNKCDTVDDEELLDLVELEVRELLSKYDFEGDDAPVIRGSALNAINDPTGPGAACIQELMDALDSYVKEPERPIDQPFLMPIEDVFSIEGRGTVVTGRVERGIIKVGEEIAIVGLRDTLKTTCTGVEMFRKLLDQGQAGDNIGCLLRGIKKDQVERGQVLAKPGTIHPHTTFTGEVYVLSKDEGGRHTPFFKGYRPQFYFRTTDVTGDIELPEGVEMVMPGDNITMNVTLIVPIAMEQFMRFAIREGGRTVGAGRVTEIIK; via the coding sequence ATGGCTAAGGATAAATTTGAAAGAACGAAGCCGCACGTGAACGTCGGCACAATCGGTCACGTTGACCACGGTAAAACCACATTAACAGCAGCGATCACATGTGTTCAGTCAGCTAAAGGTATGGCTAGCTATGTAAAATATGACGAAGTAGCGAAAGCTTCTGAATCTCAGGGTCGTCGCGATTCCACAAAGATTCTTACAATTGCAACATCACATGTTGAATACGAATCAGACGGCCGTCATTACGCCCACGTGGATTGCCCGGGTCATGCTGACTATGTGAAAAACATGATTACTGGTGCAGCTCAGATGGACGGCGCCATTTTGGTTGTCAGCGCATCTGATGGACCGATGCCCCAGACTCGTGAGCACATTCTGCTGGCACGCCAGGTTGGTGTTCCCTGCATTGTCGTGTTCATGAACAAATGCGATACAGTCGACGACGAAGAACTGCTTGATTTGGTAGAGCTTGAAGTCCGCGAGCTGTTGAGCAAGTATGACTTCGAAGGCGATGACGCTCCTGTTATTCGCGGTTCTGCACTGAACGCGATCAATGATCCTACCGGCCCGGGTGCTGCATGCATTCAGGAACTGATGGACGCATTGGACAGCTACGTCAAAGAGCCGGAACGTCCTATCGACCAGCCCTTCCTGATGCCTATCGAAGACGTGTTCTCGATTGAAGGACGCGGAACGGTTGTAACAGGTCGTGTAGAACGCGGTATCATCAAAGTGGGCGAAGAAATCGCTATTGTCGGTTTGCGTGACACATTGAAAACGACCTGCACGGGTGTGGAAATGTTCCGCAAACTGCTCGATCAGGGTCAGGCCGGTGACAACATTGGTTGCTTGCTGCGCGGTATCAAAAAAGATCAGGTCGAACGTGGCCAGGTTTTGGCGAAACCGGGTACCATTCATCCTCATACCACATTCACTGGTGAAGTATATGTTCTGAGCAAAGATGAAGGGGGCCGTCACACGCCGTTCTTCAAAGGCTATCGCCCTCAGTTCTATTTCCGTACTACGGATGTGACAGGTGATATTGAGTTGCCTGAAGGCGTCGAAATGGTCATGCCTGGCGATAACATCACGATGAACGTAACTCTAATTGTTCCGATTGCTATGGAACAGTTCATGCGTTTTGCTATTCGTGAAGGGGGCCGTACAGTCGGTGCCGGACGCGTAACAGAAATTATTAAATAA
- a CDS encoding tRNA-dihydrouridine synthase family protein — MNTSSSSNNNHHLKGAAIAERATTPLLSIEMAPPVFPFLLAPMAGFTDSPFRRLCMLHGAGLCYTELVVAEGFARSIPATMLYLRVHPEEQPVGCHIYGNNPDSMARAAEKAQQMGTFTLVDINAGCPVKKVTSKGAGAALLQDPQRVYDIIVAMRQASDLPITLKTRIGKHRRSITIYEMADAAQQAGAQAITVHGRFASDFHKGESRWDILKELKTKLRIPLIGNGGANDAASAIAMLWETGVDAVMIGRAALGNPWIFTEIRAQLEKKAYTPPTADEKKQLILIHLQHHLDIAKLEKETRPGIKLPAEVAGCRTFLSPLLRYFAGQPGARKQITAHPLDSQDQIKVLIDALLQPSR; from the coding sequence ATGAACACAAGTTCTTCTTCTAATAATAATCACCATTTAAAGGGAGCGGCGATCGCAGAAAGAGCGACCACCCCCTTGTTATCTATTGAAATGGCACCCCCGGTATTTCCTTTTCTACTGGCACCGATGGCGGGATTTACCGACAGTCCTTTTCGCAGACTTTGCATGCTGCATGGCGCGGGCCTTTGTTACACGGAGCTGGTCGTCGCCGAAGGCTTTGCCCGCAGTATCCCTGCAACCATGCTGTATTTGCGCGTCCATCCTGAAGAGCAGCCTGTGGGCTGCCATATTTATGGAAACAATCCTGATTCTATGGCGCGGGCCGCAGAAAAAGCACAGCAGATGGGAACGTTTACCCTAGTCGATATCAATGCCGGATGCCCTGTTAAAAAAGTCACCTCCAAAGGAGCCGGCGCGGCACTCTTACAAGATCCACAGCGTGTTTATGATATCATTGTTGCAATGCGTCAGGCGTCGGATCTGCCCATCACGCTAAAAACACGCATCGGAAAGCATCGCCGCTCCATTACCATATACGAGATGGCCGACGCGGCACAGCAGGCCGGTGCTCAGGCCATTACCGTACATGGTCGGTTTGCGTCCGATTTTCACAAAGGAGAAAGTCGATGGGATATATTGAAGGAGCTCAAAACAAAACTTCGTATTCCTCTTATAGGGAACGGCGGGGCCAATGACGCCGCCTCTGCGATAGCGATGCTGTGGGAAACCGGAGTTGATGCGGTAATGATCGGTCGAGCCGCCTTAGGCAATCCATGGATTTTTACTGAAATTCGCGCACAGCTGGAAAAGAAAGCCTACACACCGCCAACGGCCGATGAAAAAAAACAGCTTATTCTAATTCATCTCCAACATCACCTGGACATCGCCAAATTGGAAAAGGAAACGCGGCCGGGCATTAAACTCCCTGCCGAAGTGGCCGGGTGCCGTACATTTCTATCGCCTCTTCTGCGCTATTTTGCCGGCCAGCCCGGCGCAAGAAAACAAATAACAGCACACCCTCTGGATTCACAGGATCAAATCAAAGTGCTCATCGACGCATTGCTGCAACCATCGAGATGA
- a CDS encoding GNAT family N-acetyltransferase, which produces MKNKHEVYIRQASVQDIAVLIDMEHECFADFQQTSRRALRLSLSSPFQQVWVAERLTGSTDRQVVGGLVLHLHTKTQRIFSIAVRKPFQGMGIGHKLMECAEEAAVKNGIGTISLEARRSDKSLITWYQQFGYTESEVLKDYYTEGEDALRMIKMLPEAGTHGTIAQVVVVDKLEYWKYDVPSLEVVSASEYISASRFQSRRNIRVYNMCGSFRYQRTGYYVSLLAAARDNVVFPSVTTIRDFYSLAVIRTITSDLDEFIQDALRHSKSKTVILNICFGHALDRRYDGLCQKLHKLFEAPLIQVKLAKLDHWVVQKVIPLTLKDLNKLDEERSARAEKYAIQYFSRKKINRGRLKNYKYDLAILVDPKEENPPSNKEALKLFEKAAEKLGFYTEFITKDDVDRLCEFDALFIRETTRVDNHTYQFSRRAYAEGLVVIDDPWSILHCANKIYLDERMKKKRIPVPQTTVLYRHTCDLSRISLSFPLILKQPDSSFSLGVRKVNNDAELKMALDDLFHQSDLIIAQEFMPSDYDWRIGVLDQVPLFACKYFMAKDHWQIYNWCAQEEDDQTGLATALPLDEVPPLVIQTALKATSLIGDGLYGVDLKEVAGKVYMIEINDNPNVDWGIEDQVLGDKLYETIMQSLYNRIDVARNIARFVSVAPRKL; this is translated from the coding sequence ATGAAAAATAAACATGAAGTTTATATACGTCAAGCAAGCGTACAAGATATTGCGGTCCTGATAGATATGGAGCATGAATGCTTTGCTGATTTTCAGCAGACATCACGGCGGGCACTTAGACTGTCTCTTTCGAGTCCTTTTCAGCAGGTATGGGTTGCCGAGCGACTGACGGGATCGACGGATCGTCAGGTCGTCGGGGGGCTTGTACTGCATCTGCATACGAAGACGCAGCGGATTTTTTCTATCGCGGTACGCAAGCCCTTTCAAGGGATGGGAATCGGACATAAATTGATGGAATGTGCCGAGGAAGCCGCAGTGAAAAACGGGATTGGGACGATCTCCCTTGAGGCTCGTCGATCGGATAAGTCCTTGATTACGTGGTATCAGCAGTTTGGCTATACCGAAAGCGAGGTGCTGAAAGACTATTATACCGAGGGGGAAGATGCACTTCGGATGATCAAGATGCTGCCTGAGGCGGGTACGCATGGAACCATTGCTCAGGTGGTGGTCGTCGATAAACTGGAATACTGGAAGTACGACGTGCCATCGTTGGAAGTCGTGAGTGCAAGCGAATACATTTCTGCATCTCGCTTTCAATCTCGTCGCAATATTCGTGTATACAATATGTGTGGTTCATTCAGATATCAGCGGACAGGATATTATGTGTCCCTGCTGGCGGCGGCGCGGGACAATGTGGTTTTTCCCAGTGTGACGACCATCCGCGATTTTTATTCACTGGCAGTGATTCGCACGATTACTTCCGATCTGGATGAATTCATTCAGGATGCGCTCAGGCACTCCAAATCCAAAACAGTGATATTGAATATTTGTTTTGGTCATGCGCTGGATCGACGGTACGACGGATTATGCCAAAAACTGCACAAATTGTTTGAAGCACCATTAATTCAGGTGAAATTGGCCAAGCTGGATCACTGGGTGGTTCAAAAAGTGATTCCTCTGACCCTGAAGGATTTAAACAAGCTGGATGAAGAACGCAGTGCCCGGGCAGAAAAGTACGCCATTCAGTATTTTTCGCGCAAAAAAATCAATCGCGGCCGGCTGAAAAACTACAAATACGACCTTGCGATTTTGGTTGATCCCAAAGAAGAAAATCCGCCGTCCAACAAAGAGGCGCTCAAATTGTTTGAGAAAGCCGCTGAGAAACTGGGTTTCTATACGGAATTTATAACCAAAGACGATGTGGATCGTTTGTGTGAATTCGATGCTCTGTTTATACGCGAAACTACGCGGGTTGATAATCATACCTATCAGTTTTCTCGTAGAGCCTATGCCGAAGGGCTGGTGGTCATCGATGATCCCTGGTCGATTCTTCATTGTGCCAACAAAATATATCTTGATGAGCGCATGAAGAAAAAACGGATTCCGGTGCCGCAGACCACGGTGCTGTATCGCCATACCTGTGATTTGTCTCGGATCTCGCTCTCCTTTCCTCTGATTTTAAAACAGCCGGACAGTTCTTTTTCCTTGGGCGTGCGAAAAGTGAACAACGACGCTGAACTGAAGATGGCACTGGATGACTTATTCCACCAATCCGATTTGATTATTGCGCAGGAATTCATGCCCTCTGATTATGACTGGCGCATCGGTGTGCTGGATCAGGTTCCTTTGTTTGCCTGTAAATATTTCATGGCCAAAGATCACTGGCAGATTTACAACTGGTGTGCACAGGAGGAGGATGATCAGACGGGTTTGGCGACGGCGTTGCCCCTGGACGAGGTTCCGCCGCTCGTGATACAAACAGCACTAAAAGCGACGTCGCTTATTGGCGACGGCTTGTATGGAGTAGATCTGAAAGAAGTCGCCGGCAAGGTCTATATGATTGAGATCAACGACAACCCCAATGTGGATTGGGGCATTGAAGATCAGGTTCTGGGCGATAAATTGTACGAAACGATTATGCAGTCTCTGTATAATCGCATTGACGTCGCCCGCAACATAGCGCGTTTCGTCTCTGTGGCCCCACGAAAACTGTAA